The genomic stretch GCGCGCGGGCGTCGCGGGAGGCGGCGATCGCGGCGTCGACGTCGGTTTCGGCGAGGACGCGCAGCTTCGAGGAGCGCACCCCCAGGCGCTCTCCGCGCAGGCGCAGCTGGGTGGCGGACTCCTCGGCGGAGACGTAGACGACCTCGCGGCCGTCCTCGGCGAGCCTGGACGCCACCTGGAGGAGGATCGTGCTCTTGCCGATCCCGGGCTCGCCGCCGAGCAGGATCACGGCACCCGGAACGAGGCCGCCCCCGAGGACCCGATCGAACTCCGCGATTCCCGTCGAGGTGCGATCGGACTCGGCGCGGGGGAGATCCGGCCAGGGGGTCGCGGGGAGGGCCGGCGCCCGCGTCCGCGCGGACGCCGGTCCGACGGTCTCCTCGACGAGCGATCCCCACGCCTCGCACTCGGGGCAGCGCCCGAGCCATTTCGGGGCGCGGTAGCCGCACTGCTGGCAGACGTGCGCCGTCCGCGGGAGCGCCACGATCTCCGTTCCCCTAGCCGTCGCGCCATTCGGGGTTCACGAAGGCGGTGAACTCCCGGATGAAATGGAGGTCGACGGTTCCCGTGGGGCCGTTGCGCTGCTTGGCGATGATCAGCTCCGCGCGGCCGCGCAGATCGGGGTCGTCTTTCTTGTAGACCTCCTCGCGGAACAGGAAGAGGACGACGTCGGCGTCCTGCTCGATCGCGCCCGACTCGCGCAAGTCGGAAAGCTGGGGACGCTTGTCCCCGGTTCCGCGCTGCTCGGGGGCCCGCGACAGCTGCGAGAGGGCGACGACGGGGACGCGAAGCTCCTTCGCGATCTCCTTCAGCGACCGCGAGATGTCGGAGATCTCCTGCTGCCGGCTCTCGTAGCGCCCCCGGCCGCGCATCAGCTGCAGGTAGTCCACGACGAGGAGGTCGAGGCCGCGCTCGAGCTTCAGACGGCGCGCCTTCGCCCGCATCTCCATGATCCCGATCCCCGGGGTGTCGTCGATGAAGACCGGGGCCTCGGCGAGGCGGCCGTAGACCTTGATGATCCGCTGCCAGTCTTCCTTCCCGATCCGCCCCGTGCGCAGGCGGTGGTTGTCGATCTTCGCCTCGCAGCACAACATGCGCTGGAACAGCTGCGTGTGCGACATCTCGAGCGAGAAGACCCCGACGGTGCGCCCGTGGTGGAGCGCGACGTGCGCGGCGAGGTTGAGCGCGAGGCTGGTCTTCCCCATCGCGGGGCGGGCGGCGAGGATCACGAGGTCGGTGGGCTGGAGCCCCGCGGTCATCTCGTCGAGCTGGAGGTAACCGGTCGGAAGGCCGGTGACGAGCTCCCCCTGCCGGGTGAGCTCCTCGATCGTCTTGAGGCTCTGCTCCGCGACGACCTTCAGCGGGATGAACCCCGCGCGAAGGCGCTCCTCCGACACGCGGAAGATCGCCTTCTCGGCCTCGTCGAGGACCTGGTCGGAGCCTCCGTCGCCGCGCCGCGCCGCGTCGAGGATCTGCTGCGCGGCGCCGATGAGCTCGCGCAGCACCGAGCGGTCCTTGACGAGCTTCGCGTAGTGCTCGACGTTCGCCGACCGCGCGAAGCCGTCGACGAGGGACGCGAGGTAGGCGACGCCGCCGACCGCCTCGAGGTCCCGCTGGGACTCGAGCTCGGAGCGGACGGTGACGAGGTCGATCGCGGCCCCGCGCTCGCTCAGGCTCTCGAAGGCGCGGAAGATCTTCTGGTGGCGGACGGAGTAGAACGACTCGTGACGCAGGACCTCCTGCGCCTTGTGCAGCTGGCGGTTGTCCAGCAGCACCGCCGCGAGGACCGAGCGCTCCGCCTCCTCGGCGTGGGGGAGCGCGTCCGTGGGTGCGTCGATCGCCATCGCCACCGCTTGAAAATGGAAAAGCGCCGGACCCCCGGCGCGCGCGGACTATACCACGCCGCGCGCCGGACCCCGGGTCGGTGTACATTCCTCCGGACCGCGTCCCTGTAATCGACGGATCGGGGTCTCGAGACGCGGGGGAGAGTCCATTCGATGCGGATCGTCCGTCCGGCCCTGATGTTCCTCGCGGCGCTCGCCGCTCTTTCCGCGCCCGCCGCGGACAAGCCGAAGGTCGTCATCCTCGGCTTCGACGGTGCCGACGCGCACCTCGTCGAGAAGTGGATGGACGAAGGCAAGCTCCCGAACCTCGCCGCGCTGCGGGCGGAGGGGAGTTTCTCGCCGCTCCAGCCCACCAACCCGCCCCAGACCCCGGTCTCCTGGTCGTCGTTCGCGACGGGGTCGAACCCGGGGAAGACGGAGATCTTCGACTTCCTGAAACGCAAGCCGGAGGATTACCTCCCCGACTTCGCGATGAGCTCGGAGGGGAAGAAGCCCTTCCTGTTCGGCCGCCGCAACGGCGTCGCGGTCGGCGCGATCGCGGGAGGAGCGGTGGCGCTGCTGCTGGTGCTCGTGACGCTGCCGTTCCGGATGGGATGGGGGCTGCGCGTGGGCGTCGCGCTCCTGCTCGGTGCGGGGGCGGGTCTTCCGGCGGGGTTCGTCGCCACGCATTACGTTCCGTCGGAGGTCCCCGAAGCGATCAACAATCGCAAGGGGCAGACGATGTGGGAGCTGGCGAGCAAGGCCGGCAAGCGCGTGCAGGTGCTTCGCGTGCCCGCGACCTTCCCGGCAGAGCCCGTCGAGGGGAACATGATCTCCGGGCTCGGCGTGCCGGACATGCGCGG from Candidatus Polarisedimenticolaceae bacterium encodes the following:
- the dnaB gene encoding replicative DNA helicase translates to MAIDAPTDALPHAEEAERSVLAAVLLDNRQLHKAQEVLRHESFYSVRHQKIFRAFESLSERGAAIDLVTVRSELESQRDLEAVGGVAYLASLVDGFARSANVEHYAKLVKDRSVLRELIGAAQQILDAARRGDGGSDQVLDEAEKAIFRVSEERLRAGFIPLKVVAEQSLKTIEELTRQGELVTGLPTGYLQLDEMTAGLQPTDLVILAARPAMGKTSLALNLAAHVALHHGRTVGVFSLEMSHTQLFQRMLCCEAKIDNHRLRTGRIGKEDWQRIIKVYGRLAEAPVFIDDTPGIGIMEMRAKARRLKLERGLDLLVVDYLQLMRGRGRYESRQQEISDISRSLKEIAKELRVPVVALSQLSRAPEQRGTGDKRPQLSDLRESGAIEQDADVVLFLFREEVYKKDDPDLRGRAELIIAKQRNGPTGTVDLHFIREFTAFVNPEWRDG